In Fibrobacter sp. UWR3, the DNA window AACCGCAAGGCGAACCATCTCTATTTCGTCGACGAGACGTTCGAGGTGGGTATCATGCTCATTGGCTCCGAGGTCAAGTCCATCCGCGACGGCAAGTGCACCATCGGTGAAGCCTGGGTGGATGTCGACGACAAGAAAGACGAAATCTGGCTCATTGGCGCCCGCATCGACGAATACCTTTTCGCGAACAGGTTCAATCACTTTCCCGCCCGCAAGCGCAAGCTGCTCGCCCACGCGCACGAAATACAGAAAATGCGCAAGGCGAAGGAACTGAAGGGTTGCACCATCGTCCCGCTGAAACTATACTTTAAGAACAGACGGGCAAAACTCGAAATTGGAATATGCAGAGGCAAGGATCAACGCGACAAGCGACAGGATATAATCAACCGCGAAGCGAAGCTGGAAATGGACCGCGCCGCAAAGGCACACCGCTAGTTTTCGCCCTGTTGCTGATGGTCGGCTGGGTACTGTCCTTCGCCGATGTCACCGCGGTCGATGCCGAATCCGTATCCCAAAAGATTGGCGCCTCGTTCCACTGGTTCCCCGTCCAGAAATCGTTCATTCTCGTTACCCCAAAAGATACCGCGAAATTTGCGGTCGGCATCCCCTACGCCTCGGTGAACGGCAGTACCATAGACCTCGCGGCAAGCCCGGTTCTCGAAGATGGCCACCTGTGGATTGCCGAAGAAGACGTGGGTAAGCTGTTCCCGCCCAAGAGCGAGGCTACTGCCGCGAAGGCTGAACCCGCAGCAAAGGCTGAACCCGCAGCAA includes these proteins:
- the smpB gene encoding SsrA-binding protein SmpB translates to MAKKEQQSTPVIMNRKANHLYFVDETFEVGIMLIGSEVKSIRDGKCTIGEAWVDVDDKKDEIWLIGARIDEYLFANRFNHFPARKRKLLAHAHEIQKMRKAKELKGCTIVPLKLYFKNRRAKLEIGICRGKDQRDKRQDIINREAKLEMDRAAKAHR